In Populus nigra chromosome 1, ddPopNigr1.1, whole genome shotgun sequence, one genomic interval encodes:
- the LOC133695917 gene encoding DNA polymerase kappa isoform X1: MEKNETLSGDKPRPWQSYHTVYTNAKAGMEGVDKEKVQRIVYETSKGSKYFENEEKKEAVLRQKIENMRAQRAKLSAADLSHYQIVADRRILELEATRDLSRIWLHVDMDAFYAAVETLSNPSLKGKPMAVGGMSMISTANYEARRFGIRAAMPGFIARKLCPELIFVPTDFKKYTHYSELTRKVFEKYDPNFMAASLDEAHLDITEVCKERGMSCGEIAEELRKCVNEETGLTCSAGVAPNRLLAKVCSDISKPNGQFVLTNDRMAVMTFISSLPIRKIGGIGKVTEHILRDAFGISTCEEMLQKGGLLCALFSHSTADFFLSVGLGIGKTDIPQVRSRKSISSERTFSATDDETLLYQKLADIAEMLCADMKKGGLCGRTLTLKLKTASFEVRSRAVTSEKYICSSEDILKYASKLLKAELPISLRLMGLRLSHFNEDKIGAPSDPTQKTLNNFIVSGDLSRKNLDDPKSLGLDINDQHLMNNMEGSFSIESHELQHYGIRDPLASNNLQDLNVHHCTSTDSVEAEKIHEPSSNKIADKVITKDMAGEVSQWKESGLSLPGQLEGGSPDRMNQVIMHNEAVFSSEQKDELVWVDDYKCSLCGIEMPPYFDEERQEHSDFHLAERLQKDESRIDSRTSTLRQRSVQKDHISSQSKRKKGKPSPKEGGHLSIDMFFAKSNQNF, from the exons atggagaaAAATGAGACCTTGTCAGGAGATAAACCTCGTCCATGGCAATCTTACCACACAGTTTACACTAACGCTAAAGCAG gtATGGAAGGAGTGGACAAAGAGAAAGTGCAAAGAATAGTTTATGAAACCAGTAAAGGATCAAAGTATTTTGAGAACGAGGAAAAAAAGGAGGCTGTGTTGAggcaaaaaattgaaaacatgcGTGCCCAACGTGCCAAGCTTAGTGCTGCTGATCTCTCTCATTATCAAATT GTGGCAGATAGAAGAATTTTAGAGCTAGAAGCCACGCGTGATCTTTCGAGGATTTGGTTACATGTGGATATGGATGCTTTCTATGCCGCTGTTGAAACATTGAGCAATCCTTCATTGAAAGGGAAACCGATGGCTGTTGGTGGCATGTCTATGATCTCGACCGCTAATTATGAG GCACGGAGGTTTGGAATTCGTGCTGCAATGCCTGGTTTCATTGCTCGTAAATTATGCCCGGAGTTAATTTTTGTTCCTACAGATTTCAAGAAGTATACTCATTACAGTGAATTAACAAGAAAAG TTTTTGAGAAATACGATCCTAATTTCATGGCTGCTAGTTTGGATGAAGCACACCTGGATATAACCGAGGTCTGCAAAGAAAGGGGCATGTCTTGTGGAGAA ATTGCTGAAGAACTTAGAAAATGCGTCAATGAAGAGACTGGCCTAACTTGTAGTGCTGGAGTGGCCCCAAACCGCTTACTTGCTAAG GTTTGCTCTGATATAAGTAAACCCAATGGACAGTTTGTTTTAACAAATGATCGGATGGCTGTCATGACATTTATATCCTCACTCCCCATAAGGAAG ATTGGAGGCATTGGTAAGGTTACTGAACATATACTGAGGGATGCTTTTGGTATTAGTACATGTGAAGAGATGCTCCAGAAGGGCGGGCTCCTCTGTGCACTGTTTTCTCATTCTACAGCAG atttttttctctctgtggGTTTGGGGATTGGGAAGACAGATATCCCTCAAGTCAGGTCCCGAAAAAGTATCAGCAGTGAGAGAACTTTTTCAGCCACAGATGATGAGACACTTCTTTATCAGAAATTAG CTGATATTGCAGAGATGCTATGCGCTGACATGAAAAAAGGTGGTCTTTGCGGTCGAACATTGACTCTAAAATTGAAAACTGCATCATTTGAG GTTCGAAGCAGAGCTGTGACTTCGGAAAAATATATTTGCTCAAGTGAAGACATCTTGAAGTATGCTTCAAAGCTGCTAAAGGCTGAACTTCCTATTTCTTTAAGGTTGATGG GCCTACGCTTGTCTCATTTCAATGAAGACAAGATTGGTGCCCCATCTGATCCAACACAAAAAACTCTCAACAACTTCATCGTGTCAGGAGATTTATCTAGGAAAAATTTGGATGATCCAAAATCCTTGGGATTGGATATTAATGATCAACACTTAATGAACAATATGGAAGGTTCCTTTTCTATTGAGAGTCATGAGTTACAACATTATGGAATTAGAGATCCACTGGCCAGCAATAATCTACAGGATCTGAATGTTCACCACTGCACTTCCACTGATAGTGTTGAAGCTGAGAAAATCCATGAACCTTCAAGCAACAAAATTGCGGACAAG GTGATTACCAAGGATATGGCAGGGGAAGTGTCACAGTGGAAGGAATCAGGCTTGTCCTTGCCTGGACAGCTTGAGGGGGGAAGCCCTGACAGAATGAACCAGGTCATCATGCACAATGAGGCAGTCTTTTCATCTGAACAGAAAGATGAGTTAGTTTGGGTGGATGACTACAAGTGCTCGCTATGCGGGATTGAAATGCCGCCATATTTTGATGAAGAAAGACAAGAGCACTCCGACTTCCATCTTGCTGAGAGGCTTCAAAAGGATGAGTCCAGAATTGACTCAAGAACTTCCACACTGAGGCAGAG GTCTGTCCAGAAGGACCACATCTCAAGCCAAAGCAAACGTAAGAAGGGCAAACCATCTCCGAAAGAAGGCGGACATCTTTCAATTGACATGTTCTTTGCTAAGAGCAATCAGAATTTCTAG
- the LOC133695917 gene encoding DNA polymerase kappa isoform X2, giving the protein MRFRLDVTVVLNARRFGIRAAMPGFIARKLCPELIFVPTDFKKYTHYSELTRKVFEKYDPNFMAASLDEAHLDITEVCKERGMSCGEIAEELRKCVNEETGLTCSAGVAPNRLLAKVCSDISKPNGQFVLTNDRMAVMTFISSLPIRKIGGIGKVTEHILRDAFGISTCEEMLQKGGLLCALFSHSTADFFLSVGLGIGKTDIPQVRSRKSISSERTFSATDDETLLYQKLADIAEMLCADMKKGGLCGRTLTLKLKTASFEVRSRAVTSEKYICSSEDILKYASKLLKAELPISLRLMGLRLSHFNEDKIGAPSDPTQKTLNNFIVSGDLSRKNLDDPKSLGLDINDQHLMNNMEGSFSIESHELQHYGIRDPLASNNLQDLNVHHCTSTDSVEAEKIHEPSSNKIADKVITKDMAGEVSQWKESGLSLPGQLEGGSPDRMNQVIMHNEAVFSSEQKDELVWVDDYKCSLCGIEMPPYFDEERQEHSDFHLAERLQKDESRIDSRTSTLRQRSVQKDHISSQSKRKKGKPSPKEGGHLSIDMFFAKSNQNF; this is encoded by the exons ATGAGGTTTAGATTGGATGTTACTGTTGTTTTAAAT GCACGGAGGTTTGGAATTCGTGCTGCAATGCCTGGTTTCATTGCTCGTAAATTATGCCCGGAGTTAATTTTTGTTCCTACAGATTTCAAGAAGTATACTCATTACAGTGAATTAACAAGAAAAG TTTTTGAGAAATACGATCCTAATTTCATGGCTGCTAGTTTGGATGAAGCACACCTGGATATAACCGAGGTCTGCAAAGAAAGGGGCATGTCTTGTGGAGAA ATTGCTGAAGAACTTAGAAAATGCGTCAATGAAGAGACTGGCCTAACTTGTAGTGCTGGAGTGGCCCCAAACCGCTTACTTGCTAAG GTTTGCTCTGATATAAGTAAACCCAATGGACAGTTTGTTTTAACAAATGATCGGATGGCTGTCATGACATTTATATCCTCACTCCCCATAAGGAAG ATTGGAGGCATTGGTAAGGTTACTGAACATATACTGAGGGATGCTTTTGGTATTAGTACATGTGAAGAGATGCTCCAGAAGGGCGGGCTCCTCTGTGCACTGTTTTCTCATTCTACAGCAG atttttttctctctgtggGTTTGGGGATTGGGAAGACAGATATCCCTCAAGTCAGGTCCCGAAAAAGTATCAGCAGTGAGAGAACTTTTTCAGCCACAGATGATGAGACACTTCTTTATCAGAAATTAG CTGATATTGCAGAGATGCTATGCGCTGACATGAAAAAAGGTGGTCTTTGCGGTCGAACATTGACTCTAAAATTGAAAACTGCATCATTTGAG GTTCGAAGCAGAGCTGTGACTTCGGAAAAATATATTTGCTCAAGTGAAGACATCTTGAAGTATGCTTCAAAGCTGCTAAAGGCTGAACTTCCTATTTCTTTAAGGTTGATGG GCCTACGCTTGTCTCATTTCAATGAAGACAAGATTGGTGCCCCATCTGATCCAACACAAAAAACTCTCAACAACTTCATCGTGTCAGGAGATTTATCTAGGAAAAATTTGGATGATCCAAAATCCTTGGGATTGGATATTAATGATCAACACTTAATGAACAATATGGAAGGTTCCTTTTCTATTGAGAGTCATGAGTTACAACATTATGGAATTAGAGATCCACTGGCCAGCAATAATCTACAGGATCTGAATGTTCACCACTGCACTTCCACTGATAGTGTTGAAGCTGAGAAAATCCATGAACCTTCAAGCAACAAAATTGCGGACAAG GTGATTACCAAGGATATGGCAGGGGAAGTGTCACAGTGGAAGGAATCAGGCTTGTCCTTGCCTGGACAGCTTGAGGGGGGAAGCCCTGACAGAATGAACCAGGTCATCATGCACAATGAGGCAGTCTTTTCATCTGAACAGAAAGATGAGTTAGTTTGGGTGGATGACTACAAGTGCTCGCTATGCGGGATTGAAATGCCGCCATATTTTGATGAAGAAAGACAAGAGCACTCCGACTTCCATCTTGCTGAGAGGCTTCAAAAGGATGAGTCCAGAATTGACTCAAGAACTTCCACACTGAGGCAGAG GTCTGTCCAGAAGGACCACATCTCAAGCCAAAGCAAACGTAAGAAGGGCAAACCATCTCCGAAAGAAGGCGGACATCTTTCAATTGACATGTTCTTTGCTAAGAGCAATCAGAATTTCTAG